Within Deinococcus actinosclerus, the genomic segment CCGCCGAATGCCGTGGAGTGCCCGCTGAGGTACTTGCTGACCGAGTGCGTGACCAGATCGGCGCCGTGCTCGGCGGGGCGGAACATGGCGGGGCTGGCGAAGGTGTTGTCCACGCTCAGCAGCGCGCCGCGCTCGTGGGCGAGGCGGGCCAGGGCGGGCACGTCCGGCACGGTCAGCAGCGGGTTGGTGAGGCTCTCGACGTGCACGACGCGGGTCGTCGGCCGGAAGGCGGCCTCGACCTCGTTCAGGTCGCAGGCGTCCACGAAGGACACCTCGATGCCCAGGCGGGGGAATTCTTCGGCCAGCAGCGCGTACGTCACGCCGTACACGCGCGCGTCCGTGATGACGTGGTCCCCGACCTTCAGGACGCCCAGCAGCGCCGCGCTGATCGCCGCCATGCCGCTCCCGGCCACCAGCGCCGCCTCGGTGCCCTCCAGGGTCGCCAGGGCGCGTTCCAGCGTCGCGGCGTTCGGGGTGCCGTTGCGGTAGTAGAACGCGGCGGGTTCCGCGCCGCTCATGGCCCGGTCCAGGTCGTCCAGGTCCGCGAAGGCGTACACGGTGCTCTGGTAGATCGGCTCGACCAGTGCGGGCGCGCGGTTGGGGCGCGCCTCCTCGCCCGCGCGGGCGGCCAGGGTGGTCAGGTCGTAGGTGGGGGCGGGCTTGGGGTCGCTCACCCGCGCATTCTACGAAGGTGAGCCCGCGCGGGCGGGCAGACCTT encodes:
- a CDS encoding trans-sulfuration enzyme family protein; this translates as MSDPKPAPTYDLTTLAARAGEEARPNRAPALVEPIYQSTVYAFADLDDLDRAMSGAEPAAFYYRNGTPNAATLERALATLEGTEAALVAGSGMAAISAALLGVLKVGDHVITDARVYGVTYALLAEEFPRLGIEVSFVDACDLNEVEAAFRPTTRVVHVESLTNPLLTVPDVPALARLAHERGALLSVDNTFASPAMFRPAEHGADLVTHSVSKYLSGHSTAFGGVLCASAELVALARTRLLRLGGTISAFDAWMTMQGLKTLGLRMRAHSGNAQAIADVLVNHPRVKAVYHPGLSDHPQFHLAMDLFPQGFGGMLSADIEDAPRFVKALAGRIPLAPSLADVVTTLSWPWGTSHRPLPEGERRRLGITPNLLRLSIGIEDIGDLLGDFERALDE